From Halorubrum salinarum, the proteins below share one genomic window:
- a CDS encoding twin-arginine translocase subunit TatC translates to MDDSDRSRDDDSAAADGSTDEAEPESDGAVDDGSETDAEPSAGVESEVTAEVEPEVGSTDGDDDDSPAGETDDDDESPETLSDPDEVVEAEDAGRSAALDDGDEADEEPLDAEASTDDETTDDGTPDGDVSADDATTDDATADDAAAAGDGGTPATTADAADPATAGVPTTEDDEPFGGIEGPETDEEMPLAVHIEEMMRRLAVVFLIGGLATLVVVTESTELINYFWSYHIPAPMENRPRLYGPLELPLTRLKVAGLAGVVVGLPAFVYETYRFMRPGLYQTERRYYLAAVPTSLILGGIGIAFAHFLVLPAIFSYFTTYTSDAATIAFGLAETFNLIVIMLAFMAIVFQIPLFIMLAIMMNLVTRQWLEAKRLIFWGTFLGIAFLFSPDPTGMAPIIVTLTMIALFEGTLAILRWTGN, encoded by the coding sequence ATGGACGACTCGGACCGGTCGCGCGACGACGACTCGGCCGCCGCTGACGGGTCGACCGACGAGGCCGAACCCGAGAGCGACGGCGCCGTCGACGACGGGTCCGAGACCGACGCGGAGCCGTCCGCGGGCGTCGAGTCCGAGGTGACCGCCGAGGTAGAGCCCGAAGTCGGGTCGACCGACGGCGACGACGACGACTCCCCGGCGGGAGAGACGGACGACGACGACGAGTCCCCGGAGACGCTCTCGGACCCGGACGAGGTCGTCGAGGCCGAGGACGCCGGTCGGTCGGCCGCGCTCGACGACGGTGACGAGGCAGACGAGGAGCCGCTTGACGCCGAGGCGTCGACGGACGACGAGACGACTGACGACGGGACGCCGGACGGCGACGTGTCGGCGGACGACGCGACGACAGACGACGCGACGGCGGACGACGCCGCGGCCGCCGGTGACGGCGGCACCCCGGCGACGACCGCCGACGCCGCGGACCCCGCGACCGCCGGCGTGCCCACGACCGAGGACGACGAGCCGTTCGGCGGGATCGAGGGCCCCGAGACGGACGAGGAGATGCCGCTCGCCGTGCACATCGAGGAGATGATGCGCCGGCTGGCGGTCGTGTTCCTCATCGGCGGGCTCGCGACGCTCGTCGTCGTCACCGAGTCAACGGAGCTCATCAACTACTTCTGGAGCTACCACATCCCGGCGCCGATGGAGAACCGCCCGCGGCTGTACGGTCCGCTCGAACTCCCGCTCACGCGGCTGAAGGTGGCCGGCCTCGCGGGGGTCGTGGTCGGGCTCCCGGCGTTCGTCTACGAGACGTACCGGTTCATGCGGCCGGGGCTCTACCAGACGGAGCGCCGCTACTACCTCGCGGCGGTGCCGACGAGCCTCATCCTCGGCGGGATCGGGATCGCGTTCGCGCACTTCCTCGTGTTGCCCGCGATCTTCTCGTATTTCACCACCTACACCTCCGACGCGGCGACGATCGCCTTCGGGCTCGCGGAGACGTTCAACCTGATCGTCATCATGCTCGCGTTCATGGCGATCGTCTTCCAGATCCCGCTTTTCATCATGCTCGCGATCATGATGAACCTCGTCACCCGGCAGTGGCTGGAGGCGAAGCGGCTGATCTTCTGGGGGACGTTCCTCGGGATCGCGTTCCTGTTCAGCCCCGACCCGACCGGGATGGCGCCGATCATCGTGACGCTGACGATGATCGCCTTATTCGAGGGGACGCTCGCGATACTCCGCTGGACCGGGAACTAG
- a CDS encoding DUF4260 domain-containing protein translates to MQPTQILRLEGAGLAAVATATYFTIGGPIWLFVVLALAPDVSMLAYLGGARVGSTVYNVFHTYLAPAALGVVGVWFTVTPLTLIALVWAAHIGVDRAVGYGLKYPTGFKHTHLSGDTDDGTPAGNPAELVSSAAGKRDD, encoded by the coding sequence ATGCAACCGACACAGATTCTTCGACTGGAGGGGGCTGGCCTCGCCGCCGTGGCGACCGCGACGTATTTCACGATCGGTGGCCCGATTTGGCTGTTCGTCGTTCTTGCGCTTGCGCCTGACGTCTCGATGCTGGCGTACCTTGGAGGCGCTCGGGTCGGCAGTACGGTCTACAACGTGTTCCACACCTATCTCGCCCCGGCCGCGCTCGGAGTGGTTGGGGTGTGGTTCACCGTGACGCCGCTCACCTTGATCGCGCTCGTCTGGGCTGCTCACATCGGCGTTGACCGCGCCGTGGGGTACGGACTCAAGTATCCGACCGGGTTCAAACACACGCATCTCTCCGGTGACACCGACGACGGCACTCCGGCGGGGAATCCAGCCGAGCTAGTCTCCAGTGCCGCCGGGAAGAGAGACGACTGA